The genomic stretch AAGCTGTCCGCCATCGGATCAAGGCGACAATCGCCGACGAATCGCAAGATGACGCGCTTTCCGACGACGACATCGTCGTCCGGCCCAAGGAAAGGGCCATCGATTTGCGCGCCGCACCGTCACAAAATATCGCGAAGCGATGAACATCCCCTCGTCCGTGCAATGCCGCAGGCAATGGCGCTTCTGGCGTTAATGCGGGTCAACGCAGCAACCCGAGTTTGCAGCACATCCAAACTGGAGACCCTGTTGATGACCGAATCCGCTACGGGCTTCATGGACGGAGTTCTGCATGACCCAAAACAGCCAGATCAACGGTCTGGTCCCGCATGGGGTGCAGTCATTTCGCTTGCCTTAGGCACCTTTGGGCTTGTGACGGCAGAGTTTCTGCCTGCCAGCGTGCTGACGCCGCTCGCGCATGATCTCTCTATCACCGAGGGTGCAGTCGGACAGGCGCTGACAACGACCGCCATCGTGGGGGCGATCTCGGCGCCGACGATGGCCGTCATCACAAGGCCCCTGGACCGCAGGATCGTCATATGGGCGATGACGCTGCTGCTGATCCTGTCGAACGTTCTATCGGCCGTCGCGGGGTCGCTGCCGGTTCTCCTGGCCGCCCGCGTCGTGCTCGGCATAGCACTCGGAGGGTTCTGGTCGATTTCGGCAGCGCTGGCGATGCGGCTCGTTCCAAGTCACCTCCTGCGGCGCGCCATGTCGATCATCCTCACCGGCGTTACCTGCGCTACCGTTTGCGCGGCTCCAATCGGCGCCTATGTCGGCGATATCTGGGGATGGCGAACCGCCTTCATGATCGCTGCGGTCGTCGGCGCCGTTACGCTGGTAGTGCAACTCATAACCATTCCGAGGCTGCCTCCGATTGGAGTGGCCAGCTTCCGCAGTCTGCTGGATGTGGCCAAGAATCCGATGATCAAAGTCGCGATGTTGGTCGTCCTGCTGGTCGCTTCCGGGCACTTCGCCGGCTTCACCTATATCCGCGCCTTCCTTGAGAAGTTTCCCGCGCTTGATATCGAGACGATCTCGCTGGTGTTGCTCGTCTTTGGCATCGGCGGCTTCTTCGGCAATTTGGCCGGCGGATTCCTGGCCGAGCACAGCCTCAAGGCAGCCGCGGCCCTGCCTCCCCTGTTCATAGCGATGGCCACTGTCTCGCTGCTGACGCTGGGAGCATCGGCTTGGGCCACGGCGATTGCGGTTACAGTATGGGGCTTTGCCTTCGGCGCGGTGCCGGTGGGACTGCAGACATGGATGGTGCTGCACGCCGCTCCCGAGCAGGCCGAAAGCGCCGGTGGGCTGATGGCCGCAACGTTCCAGGTAGCCATCGCAGCGGGCGCGATTTTCGGCGGACTACTGATGGACAATGCCGGCGTCGCCAGTTCCCTTGCCTACAGCGCCGTTGCCTCGTTCCTCGGCGCCCTGACAGTGTTCTTGCTCGGCCCGAAGCGCGAACCTCAGACCACCTGACAGAGAGGCCATCAGTGCAGCGCGGGAAAGATGCAATCATCAGCCGCGCGGTGCGATCCTACGCACGATTTTTGGCGGTTGCAGGCCTCGTCTCCGGGTGATCGGACGCTGTTGTCCGGTCGATTTCGACCGGCGGGGGCGTTTCGAATGATGGTGCCGACGAGAGAACCTAAGAGTGCGGGACCGAACCGGACCGCCTCGTCCGTCGACCGCTCTGGCATGGCGACGCGGTCTATGCGGCTCTGTCTTGCGGCGAGCATCGGGCGGATCGCGCGCCTGATCTCTTACATGAAGCTCGGGGCCGAACATGCCCCGCAGCTTCTGATTCGGCCCGAAATAGAGGATCGTTCGGCGATATCGTAGTTGTATTCACCAACTGTGATCCAGCCGCGATTGAACGTCGACAGCCCCGCGCGACGGATTTCCAGCGGCGGAATCTCAAGCGCCGCCT from Mesorhizobium sp. 113-3-3 encodes the following:
- a CDS encoding MFS transporter; protein product: MTESATGFMDGVLHDPKQPDQRSGPAWGAVISLALGTFGLVTAEFLPASVLTPLAHDLSITEGAVGQALTTTAIVGAISAPTMAVITRPLDRRIVIWAMTLLLILSNVLSAVAGSLPVLLAARVVLGIALGGFWSISAALAMRLVPSHLLRRAMSIILTGVTCATVCAAPIGAYVGDIWGWRTAFMIAAVVGAVTLVVQLITIPRLPPIGVASFRSLLDVAKNPMIKVAMLVVLLVASGHFAGFTYIRAFLEKFPALDIETISLVLLVFGIGGFFGNLAGGFLAEHSLKAAAALPPLFIAMATVSLLTLGASAWATAIAVTVWGFAFGAVPVGLQTWMVLHAAPEQAESAGGLMAATFQVAIAAGAIFGGLLMDNAGVASSLAYSAVASFLGALTVFLLGPKREPQTT